A region of Streptomyces deccanensis DNA encodes the following proteins:
- a CDS encoding FAD:protein FMN transferase codes for MPTTPSRSTAAADWRALGTTVRLVTTDPALLDSCNLLLARHLAEVDAACSRFREDSELTALNTAEGRPVRVSPLLAEALAVALRAARATDGAVDPTVGSATEALGYDRDFTLVQEDDRPVRLAVRRVPGWSQVDLDRATNTVTLPPGVRLDLGATAKAWAADRAARTLARAAGCGILVSLGGDTAVAGEPPAGGWRIRVQDDMAPVERLPEHGTYVTVGIRSGGLATSGTTARRRRRGDHHLHHIVDPRTGRPATTPWRTVSVAAATCADANAASTAALVKGESAVRRLSRLGLPARLVTHEGTVVTTPGWPSRAPRADPPPAAEPSA; via the coding sequence GTGCCGACGACGCCATCGCGCTCCACGGCCGCCGCCGACTGGCGGGCCCTCGGGACGACCGTCCGCCTGGTCACCACGGACCCGGCCCTGCTCGACTCCTGCAATCTGCTCCTGGCCCGGCACCTGGCCGAGGTCGACGCCGCGTGCAGCCGTTTCCGCGAGGACTCGGAGCTGACGGCGCTCAACACGGCCGAAGGCCGACCCGTGCGGGTCAGCCCGCTGCTGGCCGAGGCCCTGGCGGTGGCCCTGCGCGCCGCCCGCGCCACGGACGGCGCGGTGGACCCCACGGTCGGCTCGGCGACGGAGGCACTCGGCTACGACCGTGACTTCACCCTGGTCCAGGAGGACGACCGCCCCGTACGCCTCGCGGTGCGACGTGTGCCGGGCTGGAGCCAGGTCGACCTGGACCGCGCCACGAACACGGTGACCCTCCCGCCCGGCGTCCGCCTCGACCTGGGCGCCACGGCCAAGGCCTGGGCCGCAGACAGGGCGGCGCGCACGCTGGCCCGGGCGGCCGGCTGCGGCATCCTGGTCAGCCTCGGCGGCGACACGGCCGTGGCGGGCGAACCCCCGGCCGGCGGCTGGCGCATCCGCGTGCAGGACGACATGGCCCCGGTCGAGCGACTCCCCGAGCACGGCACGTACGTCACGGTCGGCATCCGCAGCGGCGGCCTCGCCACCTCCGGCACCACCGCCCGCCGCCGGCGCCGCGGCGACCACCACCTCCACCACATCGTCGACCCCCGCACGGGCCGACCGGCCACGACCCCCTGGCGCACCGTCTCGGTCGCCGCCGCCACCTGCGCCGACGCCAACGCCGCCTCCACGGCGGCCCTGGTGAAGGGCGAGAGCGCGGTCCGCCGGCTCTCCCGCCTCGGCCTCCCGGCCCGTCTGGTCACCCATGAGGGCACGGTCGTCACGACACCGGGCTGGCCCTCCCGGGCACCGCGAGCGGACCCGCCTCCGGCAGCGGAGCCCAGCGCATGA
- a CDS encoding aminoglycoside phosphotransferase family protein, whose amino-acid sequence MARMAFEDFEPPRRLVRALAETRRPEGGDGVGEWLENLPGLLQQAVDLRELTVERVQAPGGRSSLVLLVRMIDDTPAVLKLAPGRARPEAERAALAHWDGRGAVHLLNPGDSQGVLLLERLRPDLSVRTLPEAKALLEAAATLRRLWVEPPEAHVFETVAERTERQAEALRAGAEEDSEVRGLVDAALGVRAELLDSAPEERLLHGTFRQSKVLAGERLPWLAVGPDPVVGECAFDLARLVRDRVEDLIASPSGAAITRRRVKKLAESLEVDQERLRGWTLFRAVESGVRARRVGRPRDAELLLEFADWL is encoded by the coding sequence ATGGCTCGCATGGCTTTCGAGGACTTCGAACCGCCGCGGCGGCTGGTGCGAGCGCTCGCCGAGACCCGTCGGCCGGAGGGTGGTGACGGCGTCGGCGAGTGGCTGGAAAACCTTCCCGGGCTGCTTCAACAGGCCGTGGATCTACGCGAGTTGACCGTGGAGCGGGTGCAGGCACCCGGTGGCCGCAGCAGTCTCGTACTCCTGGTGCGGATGATCGACGACACGCCTGCCGTGCTCAAGCTGGCGCCCGGACGGGCCCGGCCGGAGGCCGAGCGGGCGGCCCTCGCGCACTGGGACGGGCGGGGCGCGGTGCACCTGCTCAACCCCGGGGACAGCCAGGGTGTGCTGCTGCTGGAGCGGCTGCGTCCCGATCTGTCGGTGCGGACGCTGCCCGAGGCGAAGGCGCTGCTGGAGGCGGCCGCGACCCTGCGACGGCTGTGGGTCGAGCCGCCCGAGGCGCATGTCTTCGAGACCGTCGCCGAGCGGACGGAGCGGCAGGCGGAGGCCCTGCGGGCGGGCGCCGAGGAGGACTCCGAGGTGCGGGGGCTGGTCGACGCTGCCCTCGGGGTCCGTGCGGAACTGCTGGATTCCGCGCCCGAGGAACGCTTGCTGCACGGGACGTTCCGGCAGAGCAAGGTGCTGGCCGGGGAGCGGTTGCCGTGGCTGGCGGTGGGGCCGGACCCGGTGGTGGGCGAGTGCGCGTTCGATCTGGCGCGTCTGGTGCGGGACCGGGTGGAGGATCTGATCGCCTCGCCCTCGGGGGCGGCGATCACTCGGCGGCGGGTGAAGAAGTTGGCCGAGTCGCTCGAGGTGGATCAGGAGCGGCTGCGGGGGTGGACGCTGTTCCGGGCCGTGGAGTCGGGGGTACGGGCGCGCCGCGTGGGGCGGCCCAGGGACGCGGAGTTGTTGCTGGAGTTCGCCGACTGGCTTTGA
- a CDS encoding ferritin-like domain-containing protein, which translates to MSSGELKAVQAALGAEHAAVYGYGVVGGKIGEARQREAREAYDAHRARRDALARAVRDLGGKPAVAAAGYALPFRVVDSESAVRLAAELEERVAGVYSDLVRAAEGERRATAAEALREAAVRAVRWRGGSVAFPGLAERTAAAGPSATPHT; encoded by the coding sequence GTGAGCAGCGGGGAGCTGAAGGCGGTCCAGGCGGCGCTCGGGGCCGAGCACGCCGCCGTGTACGGCTACGGCGTCGTCGGCGGGAAGATCGGCGAGGCGCGGCAGCGCGAGGCCCGGGAGGCGTACGACGCGCACCGGGCCCGCCGGGACGCGCTCGCCCGGGCGGTACGGGATCTGGGCGGCAAGCCCGCCGTGGCGGCCGCCGGGTACGCGTTGCCCTTCCGGGTGGTCGATTCCGAGTCCGCCGTACGGCTCGCCGCGGAGCTGGAGGAGCGCGTGGCCGGCGTGTACTCCGATCTCGTGCGGGCGGCCGAGGGCGAGCGGCGCGCCACGGCCGCCGAGGCGCTGCGGGAGGCGGCGGTGCGGGCGGTGCGGTGGCGGGGCGGAAGCGTAGCCTTCCCTGGTCTCGCCGAGCGGACGGCCGCCGCCGGCCCGTCGGCGACACCACACACCTGA
- a CDS encoding YlxR family protein, translating into MSGRTRARACPERTCVGCRQRAAKTELLRVVAIEDECVPDPRGTLPGRGAYVHPVQVCLDLGVRRRAFTRALRAPGALDTKALRRYVEQTTVAEQATP; encoded by the coding sequence GTGTCTGGCCGGACGCGTGCCCGCGCATGCCCTGAACGCACCTGTGTGGGGTGCAGGCAGCGAGCGGCCAAGACCGAACTGCTGCGCGTCGTGGCGATCGAGGACGAATGCGTCCCCGATCCTCGCGGTACGCTGCCCGGCCGGGGTGCGTACGTACACCCCGTTCAGGTCTGTCTCGACCTGGGCGTACGCCGCCGGGCGTTCACGCGGGCGCTGCGCGCCCCGGGAGCGCTCGACACAAAGGCGTTGCGCCGATACGTGGAGCAGACAACAGTTGCCGAGCAGGCAACACCGTAA
- the rimP gene encoding ribosome maturation factor RimP translates to MSTTQSERLRELLEPLVRSQGLDLEEIAVDSVGRKRVLRVVVDSDEGADLDTVADVSRALSAKLDETDAMGQAEYTLEVGTPGAERALTEHRHYRRAVDRLVKFALREDGELIARILTVDDDGLDLEVPGVKGRKATTRRLAFAEIDRARVQVEFNRKNTKDQKDMTEEEEA, encoded by the coding sequence ATGAGCACCACCCAGAGCGAGAGGCTGCGAGAACTGCTGGAACCGCTCGTACGCTCCCAGGGCCTGGATCTCGAAGAGATCGCAGTGGACTCGGTCGGACGCAAGCGGGTGCTGCGGGTGGTCGTCGACTCGGACGAGGGCGCGGATCTGGACACCGTCGCCGACGTCAGCCGCGCCCTCTCGGCCAAGCTGGACGAGACGGACGCGATGGGCCAGGCGGAGTACACCCTGGAAGTCGGGACGCCGGGCGCCGAGCGCGCCCTCACCGAGCACCGTCACTACCGCCGTGCCGTGGACCGTCTGGTGAAGTTCGCGCTCCGCGAGGACGGGGAACTCATCGCCAGAATCCTGACCGTGGACGACGACGGCCTCGACCTCGAAGTGCCCGGCGTGAAGGGCCGCAAGGCCACCACCCGCCGGCTCGCCTTCGCGGAGATCGACAGAGCCCGCGTCCAGGTCGAGTTCAACCGCAAGAACACGAAGGACCAGAAGGACATGACGGAAGAGGAGGAGGCGTAG
- the nusA gene encoding transcription termination factor NusA: MDIDMSALRGLVREKEISFDLLVEAIEAALLIAYHRTEGSRRHARVELNRETGHVTVWAKEDPEDLEEGQEARAFDDTPSDFGRIAATTAKQVILQRLRDAEDDATLGEYAGREGDIVTGVVQQGRDPKNVLVDIGKLEAILPVQEQVPGETYQHGMRLRSYVVRVAKGVRGPSVTLSRTHPNLVKKLFALEVPEIADGSVEIAAIAREAGHRTKIAVRSTRSGLNAKGACIGPMGGRVRNVMGELNGEKIDIVDWSDDPAEMVANALSPARVSKVDVVDLAARSARVTVPDYQLSLAIGKEGQNARLAARLTGWRIDIRPDTEQPSE; the protein is encoded by the coding sequence GTGGACATCGACATGAGTGCCCTCAGGGGCTTGGTGCGGGAGAAGGAGATCTCCTTCGACCTGCTCGTCGAGGCGATCGAGGCGGCCCTCCTCATCGCCTACCACCGCACCGAGGGAAGCCGCCGCCACGCGCGCGTGGAGCTCAACCGGGAGACCGGCCATGTGACCGTGTGGGCGAAGGAGGACCCCGAGGACCTGGAGGAGGGGCAGGAGGCACGCGCGTTCGACGACACCCCGTCGGACTTCGGGCGTATCGCCGCCACCACCGCCAAACAGGTGATCCTGCAGCGACTGCGGGACGCCGAGGACGACGCCACGCTCGGCGAGTACGCCGGACGCGAGGGCGACATCGTCACCGGTGTCGTCCAGCAGGGCCGCGACCCGAAGAACGTGCTCGTCGACATCGGCAAGCTGGAGGCCATCCTGCCCGTGCAGGAGCAGGTCCCCGGCGAGACCTACCAGCACGGCATGCGGCTCAGGTCGTACGTCGTACGGGTGGCGAAGGGCGTGCGCGGTCCGTCCGTGACGCTCTCCCGCACGCACCCCAATCTGGTGAAGAAGCTCTTCGCCCTGGAGGTGCCGGAGATCGCCGACGGGTCCGTCGAGATCGCCGCCATCGCGCGCGAGGCGGGGCACCGCACCAAGATCGCCGTCCGCTCCACCCGCAGCGGCCTGAACGCCAAGGGCGCCTGCATCGGCCCGATGGGCGGCCGGGTGCGCAACGTCATGGGCGAGCTGAACGGCGAGAAGATCGACATCGTCGACTGGTCGGACGACCCGGCCGAGATGGTGGCGAACGCCCTCTCCCCGGCCCGGGTCTCCAAGGTCGACGTGGTGGACCTCGCGGCCCGCTCCGCGCGCGTGACGGTGCCCGACTACCAGCTGTCGCTGGCGATCGGCAAGGAGGGCCAGAACGCCCGCCTCGCCGCCCGTCTCACCGGCTGGCGGATCGACATCCGACCGGACACCGAACAGCCGTCGGAGTAG